The Candidatus Bathyarchaeota archaeon genomic interval CTTGTTGACCTTCATTGAGGTGAAAACCCTAACCCCCATCTCTTGAAACCTTTCAAGCAGGAAAACTTTGCTGAAAGGCTCCATGTCTATCCCGACATCAGAGAGCATCTCTATTACAGCTACGGTCTTACCCTTCTCTGCAAGGTATTCAGCAGTCTCTAGTCCTACCATTCCTCCGCCCACGACGAACACATTATCTTTTGCTTTGAATTCACCGGCCAAGACCTCCCAAGCACTGACCACGTTAGGACCATCTACTCCAGGAATTCTGGGGATAATCTGTACGGACCCAGTTGCAACTACAACTGCATCTGGTGTTTCATTTTGAACTAGTTCCCTTGTAACCTCTTTCCTGAGGACAATATTTACACCTGATTTGGCAGCTTGATTCACTAGATAATCAGTATAATAATTGATTTCTTCTTTTAGGGGTGGTGTGCCTGCCAGTATAAGCTGTCCACCTAGCATTCCCTGCTTTTCGTAAAGAGTTACATCGTGACCTCTTTGCGCTGCAACAGTCGCAGCAGTCATACCAGCAGGACCGCCTCCTATTACAAGTACTCGTTTCTGTTGTTTAGCCAGGGATAAAGGATAATTTTGAATTCGACCCAAATTCGGGTTAACTGTGCAATGTACCCGTATGTTTCTAGAAGTAGCCATCTCGCAACGGAGGCATGCGAAACAAGGCGTAATATCGTCAAATTTCCCCCTTCTCGCCTTAATCGGGAGCTCCGGGTCAGCAAAAAGCGCTCTCCCCATGGCGACTAGGTCTGCCTTTCCCTCCACTAATATTTGCTCAGCCAATCTGGGATCGTTTATCCTACCGACAGCGATAACGGGAATATCGACAGTCTCCTTAATACCCTGAGCAAGATGGACATAAGCCGCCCTAGGGATGCACATAGGGGGCATTGCCTTATGATAGGACTCTACGATGCCCATGGTGACATCTATGCAAGATACGCCTGCGTCTGCTAGGTTTTTTGCGATGAACTTGTTGTCCTCAAGGGTGAGCCCCCCCTCTA includes:
- a CDS encoding FAD-dependent oxidoreductase, with protein sequence MTALTRLFEPIRIGTMEVKNRIVMPPMGTRFASVSGEATSYHINHYFTRAQGGTGLLIVPWVLVDTTFEKKTGRLRIDTDEHIRGLNDIVEAVHIHKAKIAIQLSLGGRAISSSEAVGEVPIAPSKAFCAPYGTTARALTLDEIDYLVEAFAKASFRAKEAGFDAIEYHGASGYLISQFLSPFVNKRTDAYGGTPQKRLTFLLEIIERTREKVGKDFPQMVRISGDEFIEGGLTLEDNKFIAKNLADAGVSCIDVTMGIVESYHKAMPPMCIPRAAYVHLAQGIKETVDIPVIAVGRINDPRLAEQILVEGKADLVAMGRALFADPELPIKARRGKFDDITPCFACLRCEMATSRNIRVHCTVNPNLGRIQNYPLSLAKQQKRVLVIGGGPAGMTAATVAAQRGHDVTLYEKQGMLGGQLILAGTPPLKEEINYYTDYLVNQAAKSGVNIVLRKEVTRELVQNETPDAVVVATGSVQIIPRIPGVDGPNVVSAWEVLAGEFKAKDNVFVVGGGMVGLETAEYLAEKGKTVAVIEMLSDVGIDMEPFSKVFLLERFQEMGVRVFTSMKVNKISSDSLEATGANSKKHVFKAGTVVIAVGSRSCDELYDSLEGQVNELYKIGDCVRPSRILEAIHEATFVAYQI